The following nucleotide sequence is from Mytilus galloprovincialis chromosome 12, xbMytGall1.hap1.1, whole genome shotgun sequence.
agcttgctgttcgatgtaagTCAAATATCCacgttgaagaccgtactttgacctaaaatggtttttattttacaaattgtgactttggtGGAGAGTATTttcattggcactgataccacatctttttatatctatttaaatgtttaatacgAATATGAACTATGTTCAGTACTGAATTAAGAAAAAGAATCTTAGgatttttgtcagctttttctcgTTTTATCCATGTCTAGCAGCAAGTGCGGAATGAGTTGTTGATGATGTTACGACACtcatttaaaaaacacaaaaacttctCGAACAGAGTTATGAAGAGgaatgattaaaaatgacactccgaaaattttatggacaccatacCAGGTTTTAGTTTCTGTTATTCCGTTCTTTTCCCCTTAAAGTTGATTTGTTTCCTTTGTgcttggtttgtgacccggattagTTTTTGCAAAATCGGTTTATGACTAGTGAACTGCAGTATACTATGATTTCATTTATATGTCATGTTTTTAATTTTCGTTATTTCGTCCGTGTTTGTTAACAGTCAGTTCTGATGGTCACCATGCAGACACATAcctttttaattatttacttcCAAAAAagagtgaaataacaaaaataccgaactcagaggaaaattccaTACGGACTTTCcgtaatcaaatagcaaaatcatataccaaaacacatcaaacgaatggaaaacaactgtcatattcctgacttggtacagcaatATATACACACAAATATGAAATAGAATTGGAGTATTGGGAATAAATGATATGTAAATCTATTAATAATTTCGGCTGTGTCCGTTAACAGtcagggtcatcagacacatacatttttttattactagtATTTACTtccactatcatgactatacagCAATATATAAAGACaactataaataaaattttaatattgaaatttataACATGTAAATCTATTAATGTCATCATCAATCTAAGTATCATTTCTTGTCACTTAAAGTCTTAAAATTAGCAACAATAAAAGCTAAAATCGTTATTACCGAACTTGACCTCCATTACGTCATAGGAAACAGCATGAttcatatctatatttaaaaagatgtcgtcaaaacattttaaaattattgcaCGGACATTATTTTGCAGCTGCCCAACCGCTTGTCTTACatcacaaaaaaaaccccaaaaaaaaccaatatttttCCGTCGGTAATCTGGTCGAAAGCAATGTTCTGTATTTTTATAACTTTGGATACTagtattctctttttttttatctattctgTTAGTATTATTTTGTCTTTGAATGGCCATCTATAGAATCATGACCGTTTTTACTTTTTGTCTTGCACGGAGTATTTGGTTCTATATGTAATATAAAAGGTAGTATTATTTTGTACCCACACTTCATCACTATTGTCAATAAAGAcactaaaacaataaaaattagcATTACGGGCTGCCACTGGGCTGGTATTTCGTTGAAGAAAAGTCTTAAACTTTTACCAATCCCTTCAAAGAAAAGTTGTAGTGGATGCAGGAGAGATCTTGTTATAACCGACGAAAGAACCTGAAAGTAAAAGAATATAAATGTTATGtcttaatttcataaaaatatacatCATGTGTCTATgcttcatttatatttttgataatgtgCTTTGTCCATACGCCTTTCTGTGCttctttgtttcatatttgtatgttgttatagtgattaaaattatGACTAAATGTTGACTGCTCtacccatatttttgacatttatacctactatcatgtctgtttgttttgttcacacatcgttgtcaatataatggaatttgatgcgactgccatgtacaaggtttagctagccataaaatcaggtttgatccaccatttgTGACATTAGAAAATAATTGTACCAATgcaagtcaggcatatgacatttgttgtccattcgtttgatgtgtttgagcaattgattttaccatttgattgtggactttccgttttcctcggagctcggtattttttttatttaattttttacaagATTCTGACAATCTTtcttttttagtttctgttctaaTACCTAAACTTTCAACCAATTAAactacagtgacttgactgatagtgttgctatccaacaattgcaattcattcaaaattttgaccaaattgcaatttgttttattaaaccaaattgttcaactggtcagaaatttgaacaaattgttcagtcaaaatgtgaaagtgcaaggtgataaaataaatcatacttacaatcctataagactttaactccactgtgttgatgttatttttaaattagtttatcaatctgtataggtatatatagctattaccatactaaaggtgaactgttttatttgtaattgctataaaaatgtccaaactaagcttttatatagtttttctttcaaaatgtattctatattcataagaatcacacagtatatgaataaaaacatcatattcagtaaaataatttgtaaaattgcaatatatttgtaggaaggggagataatcttttttggtttcaaaaagtctttattcaaaagaatagtattttaggttatttccccaaggaaacttatcaatagcatattgttatttcacatatagtttactgaatatatgatgtattattttaaatgatatatgattcttataaatataaaatccttttcgaaagaaaaactatataaaagcttagtttggacatttttatagcaattcaaaataaaatagttgacctttagtatggtaatggctataatataacatatatgatataatatatcaatacagtggagttaaaggcttataggattgtaagtatattttattttatcaccttgcactttcacattttgactgaacaatttgttcaaatttttgaccagctgaacaatttggattaataaaacaaattgcaatttggtcaaaattttgaatgagttgcaattggtataattatattatatcatatatgttatattatagccattaccatactaaaggtcaactattttattttgaattgctataaaaatgtccaaactaagcttttatatagtttttctttcgaaaaggattttatatttataagaatcatatatcatttaaaataatacatcatatattcagtaaactatatgtgaaataacaatatgctattgataagtttcctttgggaaataacctaaaatactattcttttgaataaagactttttgaaaccaaaaaagattatctccccttcctacaaatatattgcaattttacaaattattttactgaatatgatgtttttattcatatactgtgtgattcttatgaatatagaatacattttgaaagaaaaactatataaaagcttagtttggacatttttatagcaattacaaataaaacagttcacctttagtatggtaatagctatatataactatacagattgataaactaatttaaaaataacatcaacacagtggagttaaagtcttataggattgtaagtatgatttattttatcaccttgcactttcacattttgactgaacaatttgttcaaatttctgaccagttgaacaatttggtttaataaaacaaattgcaatttggtcaaaattttgaatgaattgcaattgttggatagcaacactatcagtcaagtcactgtaataccTCTTTAGATTTGAAGGTTTATGAAAGgcatgtatctttaaaaataaagattcgtccaaatatttaatgaattgcagtcattataaatataacatttatatggATATCTTACCATTAACGGAGTTATCTCCCATAATGGATCCACTAATATAGCTGTATGATATTTCTCACAAGGATCATGTTGCCATGACAACTGTGACACCATCCAATACCTAACACTTTCTGTGATCGTCATTTGTTCTGGATAACACTCACTGGGAACGCCCTGcagtaaattaaaaacatatttgatgTGGTATTCTATTTATTTGACTTATTATCATAAAAACCATTTGAATGAATAATTTcttgatgcgactgttatacaagggagaggtttagctagctatatataaaaccagatttaaaccaccattttctaaataagaaaatgtcttaccaagtcaagaatatgacagttgatatctaTTCGTTTTATATgtttagattttgattttgtcatttgtttggggaatttcctttttgaattttccacggagttcagtaattttgtgattttataacatttttatatgagATATCCAACATTGCAGATAACTTCTAATTTAGACATATTTCTTCATTGCAAGGTTCAAATCAAAAGTTTTTCTCAGATTAGTTCTTGAATTTGTCAATTTGGCTATGATAAATctaaaattggaaaaaaacattCACATTAAATTCCTTAATCATGATATTTTGTAGAATGGACAATTATCACATTATAggtctttgataactatttgcacacGTACTAGTATCTAAACTTATCTACCTTCCCCATTACTGCCATTCTTTTAGCTGCTTCCATTTTGAACAGTCGAACATATTCAATTGGAATACTtattaaaaacattacaaatattatcaaaaagaaaattttcTTAAATGATAATAAGCTATATAATGTTGTAGGATATCTGTTAGATATTCTTGTCACATTTGTAACTTCAGTTCTGGTACTTTTAAGGACATTGGTTTCTTCCTTAATTATAATAAAATCGTTTTCAATGTCAATATCTTCTTTTGCTATTGGTTTTGTATAAAAGAATGTCACAATGGCTAATGTCAAAAAAACTGCTGATATGATTGAAGTTGTCTCTCTTGGTATTAGTAAACAAACAGCTGAACGAAGTACGAAATAAATTGTATGTAGATCTTCTTTAACTAACTCAAGTacactttttaaattgtttgtatcttTTGACATCCATGGCAGGCTCGACAAAATCCATACTGAAGATGTGTTGGTCTGTTGTCTTTTAGATAATCTATCTGAAAAGATATCAAAATGAAGGCATCCCGTTAGTGATTATTTAGCAAAGCGTATTTTGTTATATCCTTATGATAGTTGATACTTTGTTTAAGAAAACTATCCGTAAATAAAATACACAGCATGATGTTTAATTGTTCaaagctaaaaatagaaaaataaaacagataaCATCACAAAAGAACGCATTAAAATAAGATAGAACTAATTGTACACTTGTGCAGAATCGAATTTGCGTcgcacatttgtttttaaatattcgtTAGAACGCCTCCTATGCAAAATAATGCATACCATTTCTTATCTAAGTTTTAAAGGAAGCATCTGTTATAAATGTAGGGGCTGCATATAATACAATTTGTAACCTGTTTTACTCATGGCTAAGTAAACTACTTGAGTGTTTAGTACAcatcatttgataaaaatgagCAGGATAAGACAtgcttttatagccgactatgcggtatgagctttagtcattgttgaaggccgtaaggtgacctatagttgttaatgtctgtgtcattttggtcttttgtggatagttgtctcactggcaatcataccacatcttcttttttatatatatacatatattacaaaGACTGGCAAATGAATATAAGTGACACAGAGTAACCCATCTTGTAGACCATGTTGATTGGATTCATGTGCAGGGTCTCTCAATGCATGCCAAAATAAAGATTGACAAATGAGTTAATTGGGGTTATAccaacagaaataaaaacaaaaacccCTGCTTATGTAGTTTGATCTTTAAGAAGGAAATGACGATGAACAATTAACCTAATGAATCGAATGAAAGATAAGTATGGTATAGTGAACCATTCATGACACGGAAGGTACAAGAACATTATGAGATATTCATTTAAATTATAGAGCTCAATGGAAAAGAAAGTGtaaatacaaaacaacaaaatgcGGGTACTATTTTACACAATTTCTGGAAAGAATCTTAAGTAACTAAAGAAATCAGTCGAAGACAACAAGATTTTCTTTCTCACAACAGCAGCAGCACGCATTTAAACCGAAATTAGATTTTTACTGATGGACAATAATTTGTATCCGCGTAACCACGATATCACATTAAAACACATTCCTGAAAGTATGGCAGTATTTGAAGGTTCTTAGATACAAAATTGCACTAAGCAACATGCTGTTTTGTTGTtccaatttttgaaattttcgcttattttcgcagATAGTCCCAATCTCTAAAATAAATTCCGTCAATTCAAAAGCAAAGGTATTGACAAAAGTTTTGATCAGCCAAAATAATAACCGGCAAAATATTACGTATATCTTATTCTGaatcaatgaaaatcgcgaaattgtacacccgcgaaaataacccgctatacggtattatGGAGGCTATACATGTCAAGGAAGATGTAGATTTACCTATCGTTAAGACAGCTGTTGCTGATTTATTGTTAATTATTCTTTACCACTGACAAGCAAAGTTCtgagaaaaaaataaaggttttgGATATAAACCAGTTATTGGTAAATATGTGTGCCTTCAACTCGCGTTGTTTCGTGACTTTTCTGGTTGTAACATGATAAGATGACTGCATTCAAAAAGCAAATCTGCCACAATAAAGAAAAGAAAGCCAGACCATGATCTTCAGACTTGAGGAGAAGTTATTCTAGAAAATCCAATGGAAAATATGACGTTTGCAGGGAAGGCGAAGAAGCACTCGTTAACTTGTCTGGTGGCATGCCCTGATAAGGACTGGATATactttgttgaagcagtttcACAACAAAACTCATGACATTAAATAGATCTTCTGTCTTGCAAGTTCAGACTCTCCCACCAACTTCACATACTTGAAGTTTCATTCTATGTGAGTTTTTCTTCAGTGACATTACTGGAGCGGAAAAACTACCGAGGAAATGGACCCCCATTAAGTGGATTGGCCTATCAAAAGTGAGAATCTCCTGTCATGATTGAAATGACAAAGCAGACAGCACCCGAATTCCTCCTGGACATGATTTACTCTAACTGCAACGGCAAGACTGATTGTGACAATCGTAAATTTACCTGTCGCTAGAATAGACTATCTTGATTCAGTGTTCGAACTAAAAACTTGAACTAAATTACCCTGAGGTCGAAGAAAATGAGGACACAGGACCACTATGAGTCTGAGTAATTTTGGTATTGCTCAAATTTAATCATTCATTGACTAATAATAACACAATCACTAAACTGTTCTCAGtagagaattaaaaaaatatcaaattgatagttttttcaagattatatttttagataaccaaattgattaaaaaataaaaacaataaacattgATATAATTCATTCGTATCTTCTACTgtatttgattcgtttagggatgtTCAATTTATTAACATCTTTTTTGAATTAAGGTAGATAGAaaatttttacggacgccatcacgagttggttgacctttatgaaataaccgtttcacaaatgatatcgaatatgttccttacgtcgtgactacaatccccttccctttcatgaatgtgacctatcgaattagactattaaccagatttgtaatcacataagcaacacgaccggcgccacatgtggagcaagatctgcttacccttccggatcacctgagatcacccctaagttttggtggggttcgtgctgtttattctttagttttctgtatgagtttgactgtccctctggtatctttagtccctcttttgTGTATATGTCAGATCGATTATGACCATATGATATCTATAGAATTCTAACAAAATTAAATGATCCAAAAAAGAGAATATAATGCAacgacgattttgatacaaatgcagtcggaaattaataatataagagGCTAATGCAGGATGTATCGACCCAAAAAAGTATATCGAattcggacttcgtcctcagtcaatatactactttcaggtcaatatattcTTGTATCGTCCTCATACAAAGACTATAATTGTTTAATGAACAACACACAGACTTGGATTGTTGACAAGAAAGATATAATGTGTTAAAAATACAGTTTTAGAAGTAAAATCATGTTTCAATATGACAACCGTTAATATTCAGCcttcatataaaaacaaaaaaaaacaaaaaaaacaaataaataacatttcaaaaatagATTTTCCACCCCAATTTTATCAGAATTTAATGATGTTTTcctctataatcatgataataaatagACAAATCTATTGAAAATCTCATTTTCGCCACAAAAGGACCCCTTTTCGCAAAAAgtattattgtatatttttttatatattatgtatatctaCATAAACTTTAGTTTTTACCATTAAATTGATATCTAATGGTTTCAATTAGTTTTGAGGTTTACCCTTATTTAGAACAAATTGACTAGACTATAAATAGCGATAAACGGATAAGGtgtatttataaaatgaaattaaaaatgaaaatgaaagtaggCATATGATATGGTCATAAGAGCAAATTTAATTTCTATACCTACGTTATGAAACTCTTAGAAAGACAACTGTTTAAAACTCCAATACTGTTTGAAGATATATGCCACATTCATGACGTAAAAAATAGAATCTCGATCCCCTTATGTCAAGATCAGGAACAAAATCACTGACATGACATCACTGTCATCTaattattgaaattaatattattttttcataagaTCTTTTGTGCTTACCATATAATGACCACGTATATACACATATTGTAATCACCAAAACTGTACTAGAACATAATATTAAGTATCTCAAGGAAGAAGtcgtatttgttttcttttttgcctCCATGTTGTTTCCGTTTTGATATTCACCGTAAGCACTttatcttatatctataaatagttCTATTCTTATCCAAATGAATGGAAGGAAATacgaaatgatttatttttatttatataacacTAGAATTATCATTTTTTCCAAATATCATCATATTgtgtatcaattaaaaaaatcaaagtacagaAAATACTGTAAACCTGGGTAGAGGATATGTCATGTCAtaactttgtaattttttatctttGGTCTTCGGaaggaaacaaaaataaaaacagaatagAAACTTTTGTTAGGATCATAAATAAACGTAGGTGAAACAACTGTCAAAAACAGGTAGGTGTAATTTAGGTACCCTCACGTTAGCTGTTTCTAGTCGCCCGCCAACCGTCATGCATAGGAATCTTTGTAAGTAGTTGTGTctctttatttgaaaaataaacgtgttttcaaattaaaaaaggccgtaagttttcaagacagacaatgtttatttgtaTACCAGCAGAATCGTTGATTCGACATAGGAATTAGCATAATGGCAATTGTATTTAAGGGGCATGTATAATCCTACTGTAATAGCTGCTTTCATAATAAGGAAAAATAGCCGCTATGTAAATTAGCAAAGTACCACGAATGTTGCCATATATTGGGCTGCCCCTCAGACAATGAAGCTGTCAGGTTTAAAATTTCATAACGTTGacatttttaatcatattttcacCATTTATAAAACTTTCTGTTCAAAAACTAAAAGACGTATATTTTCTTGACAAAAAATGccgaaattttgttaaaaaaaatacagaatgatATTGTAATGCTGCAAATATTATTGCAGACATTGTTGACCTCGCAGGATTGGTATATGTATTCTGGTTACTGTTTCATAGATGTATATGTTCCACATTTCCTTTATTTGTCCTTAACAAGTAGTAACTTCCTACGCAAACACGAGATAtctttatgccccacctacgatagtagagggcaattgtgttttctggtctgtggatcagttcgttcgttcgttcgtccgtgttcgttcgttcgtccgtctgtcccgcttcaggttaaagtttttggtcaaggtagtttttaatgaagttgaagttcaattaacttgaaacctagtacaaatgttccctctGATTTTattccaaattagagttttgatcctGAATTATggtcactgaacatagaaaatgagagGACGAGTTGGGAGCGTGTACTTGGGACAAATTATTGTTTTGTCattattcatacatatatatatgtgcaaTAATCACCAGACTTCAAGGTTACATTCATAATACTTTTACACTGCGCAGATTTCTgccttttgataaatatttacttgttttcaaaataattaaattctaAACGTATCATCGATTCTTATAGTTTGATATTGGTAATAATCTGACCATTTCCTGTCGGTTTATTACAATTGGTTATCAAATATGATCATATATACCATGGTGTATTTCCAAAAGAGATCGTGTTTTGCATTTCCTGGAACTGATTGAAATCCTAATAATGTAACTCATATGGATAATAGCATTTGACATGAATTGAATAAACAATCGCTATTCATCTAGTCATTGAACGTGGACATAATGTTATAATTGGTCTAGTAGTTTCAATttagtatattataaatataaactacaaaaatCAGGAATGATTGCATGTGGAACAACTCTCCAATAGAGACCAAATAGCATAAAACTTAACAACTGCAGGTTACAGTATGGtctttaacaataagcaaagcctataccgcatagtcagctatgaaagacTCAACAAACATGCACCAGTATAAACAACAAGTCGACCAAGattgtttgaaataaaacaagtatGCAATTATGACAATCGGCAACCAGAGATTCAATTTACTTTGAGATTTAGATAAGACGCACCTACTTAAAGTTATTAAGTACCTTCGATTTTTCACAACGAAGATTTTTCACCATCATGTAAACTAATTCGTCATTATAACCTTCATTTGACAAATGCCTTCAAGTTTGGACCTTAAGTAGCTAAATAAACGATGCTGGATTAAAATTTTACCACAACCTCAGAATTGTTAACGGTCACTTATAACATTATTTAGTGCATATATACCATttgataaaaaatttcaaaatattttgacggGTGCAATATGTGGAGAAgtatctgtttacccttccggagcacctgagatcacccctgtttttggttttggtggggttcgtgatgcttagtctttagttttctatgttatgtcttgtgtactattatttgtctgttcgtctttttcatatttagccatggcgttgtcagtttattttcgatctatgagtttgactgtccgtctggtatctttcgtccctcttttaccccATGAAACGACCCAAAGGTTATAAGATAAATCCATATATATACGGTTGCAACACAGGTTATAACCTGACCTTCCAGAGAACATGTAATTGATTTACTCTCGGTCGTATGCTCTTTTAAACGTTGTGTATTTTTTACCAAAATATGTTTTCGCTGTATCCATCAGTGGCCCGTGGTTAAAGTGtataactgttaaaaaaaattcccagttgtttttgtattgtttattcaTGTTTGCTCTAATTTGTTATATATGTTTTCTATTGCTACTCgacattttcaccattttccacCTACAACGTACTACCCACTCACAAAGGAATGGTTTATATCTGACTAAAGCATCTGTATAGTACAAACTAATGGCAAACATCACATTTCCTTAACAGTAAAttagttttatatatacatttttcttaaaatgcttCAAAGGTTTTAACAAATTGATACACACACAATATGTTGTAAGAATTAGTTTCAGTTTTCACGTTCAAGATAGTTCATTTGCATTTCTGTCTTACTCTAGTAATTATAACCATGACGCCATCTAACtagataattgatatttgttTCCGAAAACAAAGACAAGTTCAAAATTGGGTTGACACTAATTGATTGGGAGAAC
It contains:
- the LOC143053824 gene encoding uncharacterized protein LOC143053824 isoform X2 gives rise to the protein MEAKKKTNTTSSLRYLILCSSTVLVITICVYTWSLYDRLSKRQQTNTSSVWILSSLPWMSKDTNNLKSVLELVKEDLHTIYFVLRSAVCLLIPRETTSIISAVFLTLAIVTFFYTKPIAKEDIDIENDFIIIKEETNVLKSTRTEVTNVTRISNRYPTTLYSLLSFKKIFFLIIFVMFLISIPIEYVRLFKMEAAKRMAVMGKGVPSECYPEQMTITESVRYWMVSQLSWQHDPCEKYHTAILVDPLWEITPLMVLSSVITRSLLHPIELFFGGIGKSFRLFFNEIPAQWQPIMLIVIVVVFLLTIVMLCGYRISLPLILKIEPKTPQSCKTKRHTGRDSIDGYIKTNNFDIKDRKQIEYSQESHDKYE